A stretch of the Campylobacter sp. 19-13652 genome encodes the following:
- a CDS encoding 50S ribosomal protein L11 methyltransferase → MRENFFELRIFSSEFKDEIIELLFALGISAIEEKDADTIIVRDEYELDDIASGVNEYVVALAKAKGKDVQFSTEISQKPNEDWVEKYKQGVRPVSLGNFYVRPTWEEPKNGSIDLLIDPALAFGSGHHESTAACILNLQTLPEIAGKSALDVGCGSGILSIAMTKLGCVVDACDTDELAIEATKTNSTLNGVTLNKTWVGSISNLNQTYDIVVANIIADVILMLSNELKNSLKPNGYLLLAGVLEKYSDRILKTFSSLELISKKQDNDWVSFIFKRGN, encoded by the coding sequence ATGAGAGAGAATTTTTTTGAGCTAAGAATTTTTAGCTCGGAATTTAAAGACGAGATTATAGAGCTACTTTTTGCTCTTGGCATAAGTGCGATAGAGGAAAAAGACGCAGACACTATAATCGTGCGAGATGAGTATGAGCTTGATGATATAGCAAGCGGAGTAAATGAGTATGTAGTTGCACTTGCTAAAGCAAAAGGCAAGGATGTGCAATTTAGCACTGAAATCTCGCAAAAGCCAAATGAGGACTGGGTAGAAAAATACAAGCAAGGCGTAAGACCTGTTAGTCTTGGCAATTTTTATGTCCGCCCTACTTGGGAAGAGCCAAAAAATGGCAGCATAGATCTTTTAATAGACCCCGCTCTTGCGTTTGGTTCTGGGCATCATGAGAGTACTGCGGCCTGTATTTTAAATTTGCAAACCCTACCAGAAATAGCAGGCAAAAGTGCCCTTGATGTTGGCTGTGGTAGTGGGATATTAAGCATCGCTATGACAAAGCTAGGTTGCGTGGTGGATGCTTGCGATACAGATGAGCTAGCTATTGAAGCAACAAAAACAAACTCTACGCTAAACGGCGTAACCTTAAACAAAACTTGGGTCGGATCTATATCAAATTTAAACCAAACTTACGACATAGTTGTGGCAAACATAATAGCCGATGTGATTTTAATGCTTTCTAATGAGCTTAAAAACAGCTTAAAACCTAACGGATATTTGCTACTTGCTGGAGTACTTGAAAAATACTCAGATAGAATATTAAAAACCTTTAGCTCACTTGAGCTTATTAGCAAAAAGCAGGATAACGACTGGGTAAGTTTTATATTTAAAAGAGGAAATTAA
- the ftsH gene encoding ATP-dependent zinc metalloprotease FtsH → MENKNAQNSNNSGGFFNKNPIIIFAIFALIIIVAFRSFGGDGLGGVMGQAQGQSKSIAYSDLKELIKNKQISKVEISEANIKALGNNQIIYTARRVPDSTLVPLLEQNGVEYGAFSEGNWLSDLLFSWVLPVFIFFGIWMLLASRVQRNMSSGILGVGSAKKLINSEKPKVKFTDVAGVEEAKEEVKEIVDFLKHPDRYIRLGAKIPKGVLLVGPPGTGKTLLAKAVAGEADVPFFSVSGSSFIEMFVGVGASRVRDLFETAKKEAPAIVFIDEIDAIGKSRAAGAMMGGNDEREQTLNQLLAEMDGFSSDASPVIVLAATNRPEVLDAALMRPGRFDRQVLVDKPDFKGRVEILKVHMSDVKFDPNINIDEIARLTAGLAGADLANIINEAALLAGRNSKPEVTQQDLVEAVERAIAGLEKKSRRINPKEKRIVAYHESGHALISETTKGADRVTKVSIIPRGLAALGYTLNTPEENKFMMQKHELMAKVDVLLAGRAAEEVFIKEISTGASNDLERATDILKAMISMYGMSDIAGLMVLEKQRNLFLNGGQSVKEYSEKMAEKVDDFVKQTLNERYAVVLQTLRDYSGAIENMVSALYEEETIEGEKVREIIKAWEEENSMTSRLNGLDDEEDADVINAAKKAKEESDENI, encoded by the coding sequence ATGGAAAACAAAAACGCACAAAATTCGAATAATTCGGGCGGTTTTTTTAACAAAAATCCTATCATAATATTTGCTATATTTGCACTAATTATCATAGTAGCATTTCGTAGCTTTGGAGGGGATGGTTTAGGCGGAGTCATGGGGCAAGCCCAAGGACAAAGCAAAAGCATAGCCTATTCCGATTTAAAAGAGCTTATTAAAAATAAACAAATAAGCAAGGTAGAAATCTCAGAAGCAAACATAAAAGCCCTAGGCAATAACCAAATAATCTACACAGCTCGCAGAGTACCAGATTCTACTTTAGTACCGCTACTTGAGCAAAACGGCGTGGAATATGGCGCATTTAGCGAGGGTAACTGGCTAAGCGATCTGCTATTTTCATGGGTGTTACCTGTATTTATATTTTTTGGAATTTGGATGCTTTTAGCAAGCAGAGTACAAAGAAATATGAGTAGTGGTATACTTGGTGTTGGCTCTGCTAAAAAGCTCATAAACTCAGAAAAACCAAAAGTCAAATTTACCGATGTAGCAGGAGTTGAGGAGGCAAAAGAGGAAGTAAAAGAGATAGTTGATTTTCTCAAGCACCCTGACCGATATATCCGCCTTGGAGCTAAAATTCCAAAAGGCGTGCTTTTAGTTGGCCCTCCTGGCACTGGTAAAACCCTACTAGCAAAGGCGGTTGCTGGCGAAGCTGATGTTCCATTTTTTAGTGTGTCTGGCTCGAGCTTTATAGAGATGTTTGTGGGCGTAGGCGCAAGCCGCGTGAGAGATCTTTTTGAAACAGCTAAAAAAGAAGCCCCTGCAATAGTCTTTATAGACGAAATAGACGCCATAGGTAAAAGCCGTGCTGCTGGTGCAATGATGGGTGGAAACGACGAGCGAGAGCAGACGCTAAATCAGCTTCTAGCCGAGATGGACGGCTTTAGCTCAGACGCTAGTCCGGTCATCGTCCTGGCTGCTACAAACCGCCCAGAAGTGCTTGACGCAGCGTTAATGCGTCCAGGGAGATTTGATAGGCAGGTATTAGTGGATAAGCCTGATTTTAAAGGCAGGGTCGAGATACTAAAAGTACATATGAGTGATGTTAAATTTGATCCAAATATCAATATAGATGAGATAGCTAGGCTTACTGCTGGTCTTGCTGGGGCAGATTTAGCAAACATAATAAACGAAGCCGCACTTTTAGCAGGACGTAATTCAAAGCCCGAGGTTACACAACAAGACTTGGTTGAGGCAGTTGAGCGTGCCATTGCTGGACTCGAGAAAAAATCACGCCGCATAAACCCAAAAGAAAAGCGTATCGTAGCATATCACGAAAGCGGACATGCACTAATAAGCGAGACTACAAAAGGTGCTGACAGGGTTACAAAAGTAAGCATCATACCACGTGGCTTAGCCGCTCTTGGCTACACACTAAACACGCCTGAAGAGAATAAATTTATGATGCAAAAGCATGAGTTGATGGCGAAAGTTGATGTATTGTTAGCTGGGCGTGCCGCTGAAGAGGTATTTATAAAAGAAATCTCAACTGGCGCAAGCAATGATTTAGAACGTGCTACAGACATACTAAAAGCGATGATAAGCATGTATGGAATGAGTGATATAGCTGGGCTTATGGTGCTTGAAAAGCAGAGAAATTTATTCCTAAACGGCGGACAAAGTGTTAAGGAATATAGCGAAAAAATGGCTGAAAAAGTGGATGATTTTGTCAAGCAAACCCTAAATGAGCGCTATGCCGTGGTGCTACAAACCTTGCGTGATTATAGCGGTGCGATAGAAAATATGGTAAGCGCCCTATACGAAGAAGAGACAATAGAGGGCGAAAAAGTGCGAGAAATAATCAAAGCCTGGGAAGAGGAAAACTCTATGACAAGTCGCCTTAATGGACTAGATGACGAAGAGGATGCTGATGTAATAAATGCCGCGAAAAAGGCAAAAGAAGAGAGCGATGAGAATATCTAA
- the pyrF gene encoding orotidine-5'-phosphate decarboxylase → MKLCVALDLPSLEQNLALAKELKGMDLWLKVGMREFYASGTSGINELKNLGFKLFLDLKLHDIPNTMANAALVLADLEIDMINLHASAGKIAMQTVINALNIRTSRPLVLAVSALTSFSDNEFKKVYNKNIDKAVIDMSKAAYEAGVDGMVCSVFESDKIKSATSDKFITLTPGIRPFGESAADQSRVADIASAKAHKSDFIVVGRPIYEAQKPKEVVEAILSHF, encoded by the coding sequence ATGAAGCTTTGCGTGGCGCTTGACCTACCTAGCCTTGAGCAAAACTTGGCTCTAGCCAAAGAACTAAAGGGCATGGATTTGTGGCTAAAAGTGGGCATGAGAGAGTTTTACGCTAGTGGAACAAGCGGCATAAATGAGCTAAAAAATCTTGGATTTAAGCTATTTTTAGATCTAAAACTACACGACATACCAAACACAATGGCAAATGCGGCCTTGGTGCTTGCAGACCTTGAAATAGACATGATAAATCTACACGCAAGCGCTGGAAAGATAGCCATGCAAACTGTAATAAACGCCCTAAATATCCGCACCTCTCGCCCTCTTGTACTAGCTGTTTCAGCCCTTACTAGCTTTAGCGATAACGAATTTAAAAAGGTATACAATAAAAACATAGACAAAGCAGTCATAGACATGAGTAAAGCGGCGTACGAGGCTGGGGTTGATGGCATGGTCTGTTCGGTATTTGAAAGCGATAAGATAAAATCAGCAACAAGTGATAAATTTATCACTCTAACGCCAGGCATTCGCCCCTTTGGTGAAAGTGCGGCAGATCAAAGCAGGGTAGCCGATATAGCCAGTGCAAAAGCCCATAAAAGCGACTTTATTGTAGTTGGACGCCCGATATATGAAGCCCAAAAACCAAAAGAGGTAGTAGAGGCTATATTAAGTCATTTTTAA
- the ribH gene encoding 6,7-dimethyl-8-ribityllumazine synthase, translating to MKIIEGKLRLNGDERVAIINARFNHIITDRLVEGAKDAFIRHGGDEEKLSLILVPGAFEIPFALQKACESGKFDAICCVGAVIRGSTPHFDYVSAEMTKGIANVTLKYGLPVSFGVLTTDSIEQAIERAGSKVGNKGFEAMTGVIEMLNLYSNLKG from the coding sequence ATGAAAATAATCGAAGGCAAGCTAAGACTAAACGGCGATGAGCGAGTGGCGATAATTAACGCACGCTTTAACCACATCATCACAGACAGGCTCGTAGAAGGGGCAAAGGACGCCTTCATCCGCCACGGCGGCGATGAAGAGAAGCTAAGCCTAATCCTAGTGCCAGGGGCGTTTGAGATACCTTTTGCCCTGCAAAAAGCGTGCGAGAGCGGTAAATTTGACGCCATCTGCTGCGTGGGAGCGGTCATCCGTGGTAGCACTCCACATTTTGATTATGTAAGTGCCGAGATGACAAAGGGCATAGCAAATGTAACGCTAAAATACGGCCTGCCTGTAAGCTTTGGCGTGCTAACGACTGATAGCATAGAGCAAGCGATAGAGCGAGCTGGCTCAAAGGTCGGAAACAAGGGCTTTGAAGCGATGACAGGCGTGATTGAAATGCTAAATCTTTACTCAAATTTAAAGGGCTAA
- the nusB gene encoding transcription antitermination factor NusB, with protein sequence MATRHQARQAVVSLLYADELSGINDQFLDEFLEGKKIRNERRTQVEASLNGISENLEKIDAIINENLKEHKVAELGVIERAILRLGVYEMKFSDTDAPVIINEAIELAKELGSESAPKLVNGVLDAIKKAQ encoded by the coding sequence ATGGCGACAAGACATCAGGCTAGACAGGCGGTAGTATCGCTGCTTTACGCAGATGAGCTAAGCGGTATAAATGATCAATTTTTGGATGAGTTTTTAGAGGGTAAAAAGATAAGAAACGAAAGGCGCACTCAGGTAGAGGCGAGCCTAAATGGCATAAGCGAAAACTTAGAAAAAATAGACGCTATTATAAATGAAAATTTAAAAGAGCATAAAGTCGCTGAACTGGGCGTTATAGAGAGAGCTATTTTAAGGCTTGGGGTGTATGAGATGAAATTTAGCGATACAGACGCTCCAGTAATCATAAACGAAGCCATCGAACTAGCCAAAGAGCTCGGTAGCGAAAGTGCGCCAAAGCTCGTAAATGGCGTGCTTGATGCGATTAAAAAGGCGCAATAG
- a CDS encoding chemotaxis response regulator CheY: protein MKILVVDDSSTMRRIIKNTLQKLGYTDILEAEHGVEAWSLMGQHSDISVLITDWNMPEMNGLELVKKVRAEEKYVDMPIIMVTTEGGKAEVITALKAGVNNYIVKPFDTKTLKTKLEETCLGK, encoded by the coding sequence GTGAAAATATTAGTAGTAGATGATAGCTCAACTATGAGAAGAATCATCAAAAATACCCTACAAAAACTAGGATATACAGATATACTTGAGGCAGAACACGGCGTAGAGGCTTGGTCTTTAATGGGGCAGCACAGCGATATAAGCGTTTTAATAACAGACTGGAATATGCCTGAGATGAATGGTCTTGAGCTAGTAAAAAAGGTACGTGCTGAGGAAAAATATGTAGACATGCCTATAATAATGGTAACTACAGAGGGAGGAAAGGCCGAGGTTATCACTGCTTTAAAAGCTGGGGTAAACAACTATATAGTTAAACCATTTGATACAAAAACGCTAAAAACTAAGCTAGAAGAGACGTGCTTGGGTAAATGA
- the pssA gene encoding CDP-diacylglycerol--serine O-phosphatidyltransferase gives MKQPAQLMYILPNLFTASSAFLGVISIIASINGHYTRAIIFIVLSLILDGLDGRVARLTKTTSKFGVEFDSLADLVAFGVAPAILSYCAIGASFGKLGSLMSAMFVVFGAIRLARFNVTTGTYEPNIFIGLPIPTAAIVSALWTGIYLNYSFTQGLEWAFIIAQGILAILMVSNIRYPSFKKVNFKQMHVLRVLAALVVIFSLLYLFPLESAAILMSAYTLYGIIRAIYLFTKTKKEAS, from the coding sequence ATGAAACAACCAGCTCAATTAATGTATATTCTGCCAAATCTTTTTACCGCATCTTCGGCATTTTTAGGCGTAATCAGTATAATAGCCTCTATAAATGGACACTACACAAGGGCAATCATTTTCATAGTATTATCGCTTATCCTAGATGGACTTGACGGCAGGGTCGCGCGCCTGACAAAAACGACGAGTAAATTTGGAGTTGAGTTTGATAGCCTTGCTGATTTAGTAGCATTTGGAGTAGCCCCAGCTATATTATCATACTGCGCCATAGGGGCTAGCTTTGGCAAACTTGGCTCACTCATGAGTGCTATGTTTGTGGTCTTTGGAGCTATTCGCCTAGCTCGCTTTAACGTAACCACAGGCACATATGAGCCAAATATCTTTATCGGATTACCTATTCCAACAGCCGCGATAGTAAGCGCACTGTGGACTGGAATTTATCTAAATTATAGCTTCACGCAAGGGCTTGAGTGGGCATTTATCATAGCACAAGGCATCCTTGCTATTTTGATGGTTAGCAATATCCGCTACCCTAGCTTTAAAAAGGTAAATTTCAAACAGATGCACGTCTTAAGAGTGCTTGCAGCTTTGGTTGTGATATTTTCTCTTTTATATCTTTTCCCACTTGAAAGCGCTGCGATATTAATGAGTG